In Desulfomonile tiedjei, the DNA window TCCAGGAAGGGGAGGACATTCTCGTTCAGATTTCCAAAGAACCGCTTGGCAGCAAGGGCGCAAGGATAACTTCTCACATCTCCATACCTGGCAGACATCTGGTTTTTATGCCCACGGTAGAGCATGTCGGAATTTCCCGGCGAATTGAGAACGAGCTGGAGCGCCAGAGGCTAAAGGAGATAATCACCCACATAAAGCCGGCATCCTGTGGGATCATAGTGCGCACGGTCAGTGAGCACGAGAACGAGGACAAGCTTAAGGCAGACCTGAGTTTTCTCGAAGGATCATGGCAGAGAATTTTGGAGAAGGAGAAACGAGGTCCGGCTCCCTCCCTGATCTACGAGGACCTGGACCTTTGTCTAAGGGGCGTTCGAGACCTCTTTACCGAAAATGTGACCAAATTAGTGGTGGATTCCAAAGATTATCACAAGAGAATCCTTGATTTCATGGATACTTTTATGCCTTTTCTCAAGCCGTGTGTAGAATTGTACGAAGGAGTGGAACCCATTTTCGACAAATTCGGCATTGAAATGGAATTGAGTAAAGCTCTGGGAAGGAAGGTGTGGCTGAAATCAGGTGGCTATATCAACATCGACTTCACCGAGGCCCTGGTGGCCATTGACGTGAACACGGGAAGATTCGTAGGGAAACGCAACCTTCAAGAGACAATTCTCAAAACCAATCTGGAGGCGGTGAAGGAAATAGCGTATCAACTCCGGCTCCGCAACATAGGTGGAATCATTATCGTGGACTTCATCGACATGGAGCGGCCGGCAGACCGAGAAAAGGTCTTCAGCGCCCTGGTCGAGGCCTTGAGAAGGGACAAGCAAAAGACGAACATCCTGAAAATCTCTGAGCTGGGCTTAGTCCAGATGACCCGCAAAAGAACGCGGGAGAGCTTAACCAGGACCTTGTGCGAACAGTGCCCCTATTGCGAGGGCAAGGGGTTCATGAAATCTCAGACCACCGTTTGTTATGAAATCCTGCGCTCCATCTCACTCCACATAGCCAATGACGGTTCGCCATGCATCAAGGTCACGGCTCATCCTGAGGTGGTAAAGCTTCTGTTTGAGCAGGAGGTCGATCAACTCGAAGAGATTCAGCAAAAGTACCACACCAAAATTCAACTCAATCCCGACCCCAACCTGTTCCAGGAACAGTACGAAATCGTACCCTGCTGAAGCTTGACCATTCTGAAACATTGCCAATGCCGTGATTTTCAAGCTTGTGATACGATGGACCGCGTGATGCGAGTTCGCTTTCAAACGGTGAAAATGACTTCGGGCCAAATCAGCACTGACCTGGTGCCCAGGTCAGTGGCACCCGGCCACAACGAATTATGAAAGCGCCGGTAGCGCCGTCCCGCTTTGAACGCGGGATTACCGGTTGCCTTCGGGGCGTTTTCATAATTCGTTTCTCGTTCCAAGGCTCTGCCTTGGAATGCATATCGGGAGGCTCCGCCTTCCTGGCCGGGTTGCATTAACATGGTTCCGGGCAAAGCCAGGAAGGTAAGGGTTCCCAGGCGAAGCCTGGGAACCAGAACGCATTGAAACGGGGACACCCTTGAGGAGCAAGACGAACGACAGAGAGAGATGGTGGACGGGCAGGGTGCGCCCCGTGGATGTGGGACGGCAATTGCGTTTGGTCCCATACTGGGAACGAGCAGCCAGTCCTTCGGGAAGGACTGAGTTGATAATCGATCCCGGCCCCTCTTTCGGTTCAGGCGATCATCCCACCACTGTCATGGCGGTCGAACTCCTGGAAACCGCCATCGGAATTCTGCACAAAGACATAGATTCTCCTTCCCTTCTTGACGTAGGCACTGGAACCGGCGTCCTGGCCATCGCTGGAAAAACGCTCGGCACAGGCCTGACCGTAGCTTTCGACGTGGACCCTGCCGCGGTCTTTAGTGCGCGACGAAACTTTCAGCTCAACGGATTGTGGGGAACGGCCAGCGACGGGGACGATTCCCTGCAAATCTTTGTCGGGGGGATCGACCCGACAAAGGGAATTTTCGACGTTGTAGCAGCCAATCTGGTCGCTCCGGTGCTGATGAGGATGTTGGAGCAATTGACGGATCGTGTCGGACGGTTGCTGGTACTGTCCGGAATTGCCGACCCAATGGCGGATAAAGTGTTGACCGCGTACCAGGCCACCGGACTGAATGTTATCAAGAGGCTTCGAAAAAACGGATGGAATTCAGTGCTATTTGGCCGCGGGAATTGTGGCGATTGCCCGAAGTTTTGATCGATTCGTGCATGCGCTATCTCCAAAAGAATATCGATGGTCGGCCTTTTGACAGGCGGTTTGAGTAAACTGGCGGACACGGCCCGCCCTACGATGGGGCCGGAGCCTTCTTGTAGGGCGGGCCGTGCCCGCCGAGTGCAGCTATCAACAGACCTTCGATCCCGCCGCCTGGCGGACAAAGAATTGCTCGTTTCGGACGTTTATTTTGGCACTAGATATTGAGAGAGGGGACCCGCG includes these proteins:
- a CDS encoding Rne/Rng family ribonuclease, translated to MGNEIIINVTPRETRLALVENGQVAEIHLERKGERGIVGNIYKGRVIKVLPGMQAAFVDIGLPRAAFLYVGDIHHHIRDLDFMDNEEENEETEPEEEAITEAIAEPGPPFAPIEDLIQEGEDILVQISKEPLGSKGARITSHISIPGRHLVFMPTVEHVGISRRIENELERQRLKEIITHIKPASCGIIVRTVSEHENEDKLKADLSFLEGSWQRILEKEKRGPAPSLIYEDLDLCLRGVRDLFTENVTKLVVDSKDYHKRILDFMDTFMPFLKPCVELYEGVEPIFDKFGIEMELSKALGRKVWLKSGGYINIDFTEALVAIDVNTGRFVGKRNLQETILKTNLEAVKEIAYQLRLRNIGGIIIVDFIDMERPADREKVFSALVEALRRDKQKTNILKISELGLVQMTRKRTRESLTRTLCEQCPYCEGKGFMKSQTTVCYEILRSISLHIANDGSPCIKVTAHPEVVKLLFEQEVDQLEEIQQKYHTKIQLNPDPNLFQEQYEIVPC
- a CDS encoding 50S ribosomal protein L11 methyltransferase, with product MRSKTNDRERWWTGRVRPVDVGRQLRLVPYWERAASPSGRTELIIDPGPSFGSGDHPTTVMAVELLETAIGILHKDIDSPSLLDVGTGTGVLAIAGKTLGTGLTVAFDVDPAAVFSARRNFQLNGLWGTASDGDDSLQIFVGGIDPTKGIFDVVAANLVAPVLMRMLEQLTDRVGRLLVLSGIADPMADKVLTAYQATGLNVIKRLRKNGWNSVLFGRGNCGDCPKF